In [Clostridium] cellulosi, one genomic interval encodes:
- a CDS encoding hypothetical protein (High confidence in function and specificity) gives MNKLMYKKRSISVFILPSLLIYTLIIVIPIFVSAYLGLFKWSGIGAMQFIGLQNYKKLLFSDEIFRHSITNSLILAGASVFIQLPIAFILALILSSGVRFEKFFRTVYFIPVILSSMVIAQLWLRIFDSNYGLVNALLRAVGLGQYAQPWLANTNTAFTCTVIPAIWQYIGQYILIMYSGLKAIPDEIHEAAKIDGANKWQMTTRITIPLLSPVIKVCIIFAMTGSFKSFDLVFAMTNGGPFHSSELPSTVMYTNLFSAGAYGYGSAQAVFIVIECLIATLIIQLLFKKSEAEVSAV, from the coding sequence TTGAACAAACTAATGTATAAAAAACGCTCAATATCTGTTTTTATCTTGCCATCACTGCTTATTTATACGCTGATTATCGTTATACCCATTTTTGTCAGCGCTTATCTGGGCCTTTTCAAATGGAGCGGCATCGGCGCCATGCAGTTTATAGGACTTCAGAACTACAAAAAGCTGCTGTTCTCCGATGAAATCTTCAGACATTCGATAACTAACTCCTTGATTCTGGCGGGGGCGTCTGTTTTCATCCAGCTCCCCATTGCGTTTATCCTCGCGCTTATATTGTCTAGCGGCGTAAGATTTGAAAAGTTCTTCAGAACGGTCTATTTCATTCCGGTAATCCTCTCGAGTATGGTTATCGCCCAGCTATGGCTTAGGATATTTGACTCAAACTACGGCCTTGTGAATGCACTCCTTAGAGCCGTCGGGCTCGGGCAGTACGCACAGCCGTGGTTAGCCAACACAAACACCGCCTTCACCTGCACCGTTATTCCTGCAATATGGCAGTACATCGGCCAATATATACTTATCATGTACTCCGGGCTTAAGGCAATACCTGACGAGATACACGAGGCCGCAAAAATCGACGGTGCAAATAAGTGGCAGATGACAACAAGGATTACAATCCCGCTGCTTTCCCCTGTTATTAAGGTCTGCATCATCTTTGCGATGACAGGTTCGTTCAAGTCGTTCGACCTTGTCTTCGCGATGACCAACGGTGGCCCGTTCCATTCGTCAGAGCTTCCGTCAACGGTCATGTACACAAACCTCTTCAGCGCGGGCGCTTATGGATACGGCAGCGCGCAGGCAGTCTTTATCGTTATCGAATGCTTAATTGCCACTTTGATAATTCAGCTGCTGTTTAAAAAATCGGAAGCTGAAGTTTCGGCGGTATAA
- a CDS encoding binding-protein-dependent transport system inner membrane protein (High confidence in function and specificity), translating into MKKKTKPSQVILIIVLFIIALIQIFPLFWLIEFSLKSNAEIFSTNPLGLPKAFRWSNYTQALFSGGLLNYFINSVFYVTVTIVVAGLLSSMSAYAIARLNWKLNGFSYTFFALGIMIPLQAVLLPLFLVLNHLKLLNTYWALLIPYITFAIPMSIMILCGFYTSIPRDIEEAAFMDGCNIYQVFFRIILPIVKPAIATVSIFTFLGTWNELMFANTFVNSAHYRTLPVGIYSFAGEFSTNWGVIGAGMVIATIPTLIIYFFLSDQVQSSIVVGAVKG; encoded by the coding sequence ATGAAGAAAAAAACAAAACCCTCTCAGGTCATCTTAATTATCGTTCTATTTATAATTGCGCTGATTCAGATATTCCCGCTGTTTTGGCTTATTGAGTTTTCACTGAAAAGCAACGCCGAGATTTTCAGCACAAACCCGCTCGGCTTGCCTAAGGCTTTTAGATGGAGTAACTACACTCAGGCGCTCTTTTCCGGCGGACTTTTAAACTACTTCATAAACAGCGTGTTTTACGTCACGGTCACTATCGTTGTCGCAGGTTTGCTAAGCTCTATGTCGGCTTACGCAATTGCAAGGCTGAACTGGAAACTTAACGGCTTTTCCTACACTTTTTTCGCACTTGGCATAATGATTCCTCTGCAGGCGGTTCTCCTCCCGCTGTTCTTAGTGCTTAATCACTTAAAACTTTTGAACACATATTGGGCGCTGCTTATTCCCTACATAACGTTTGCAATTCCTATGAGCATAATGATCCTCTGCGGATTTTATACCTCGATACCGAGAGATATTGAAGAAGCGGCGTTCATGGACGGCTGCAACATCTATCAGGTGTTTTTCAGAATCATTCTTCCCATCGTCAAGCCCGCAATCGCTACTGTTTCAATATTCACTTTTTTGGGTACATGGAATGAGCTTATGTTCGCGAATACCTTTGTCAACAGCGCACATTACCGCACTCTGCCGGTAGGTATCTATTCATTCGCCGGCGAGTTCTCAACAAATTGGGGCGTTATCGGTGCCGGAATGGTTATCGCAACAATACCTACCCTCATAATTTACTTCTTCTTGAGCGACCAAGTACAGTCAAGTATCGTAGTCGGAGCTGTAAAAGGTTAA
- a CDS encoding putative lantibiotic resistance two-component sensor kinase (High confidence in function and specificity), whose translation MKNRSLVTQFRLAFAWIVIASITATAITYALAAVLYVKAQYKSIYPANYYERQIPDIDAYIRDKNTALLLQSGEEALQRTINGNGIYYQVMDNEGNLLYGTSHEKIFNDKSELYSRLNTTIKKQNYYIHTVPIIDDNGKVLGAVALLYQLKISYVGVRGWWVIAVLIVALISPFLYIIGFTMLFSRIFVNNINRPLQLLMDASRKIKEKDLDFEIDYHSDNELGKLCVAFSEMKDELKKSLSAQWKMEQERVEMVEALAHDLKAPLSIIRGYSEALIDTNIDSGEKLSKYLKIIKGNAEKCSNLVQQMQYTMDLERADVQLQIVPVKLSEFLEQKVHQYELQAKQKGITITLNVQGETKTSIFIDKDKLERILDNIVSNSLQYTPAGGRIDISVKAEKENIFYKICDSGSGFSKKDLEKAFDKFYRGDEARRSKDGHSGLGLFIVKQLLEQLGGSIKLSNTESGGACVTFQHKVFSNNF comes from the coding sequence ATGAAAAACCGATCGCTCGTAACCCAATTTAGGCTTGCATTTGCTTGGATCGTTATTGCTAGCATAACTGCAACGGCTATAACCTATGCCTTGGCTGCTGTTTTATATGTTAAAGCCCAGTACAAGAGTATCTATCCTGCAAACTATTATGAGAGACAAATACCTGATATTGATGCTTATATCCGTGATAAAAATACTGCCCTGCTCTTGCAGTCAGGGGAAGAGGCACTGCAAAGAACAATTAACGGTAATGGCATATACTATCAAGTTATGGACAATGAAGGTAATTTACTGTACGGAACGAGCCATGAAAAAATCTTTAATGATAAATCCGAGCTTTATAGCCGGCTAAATACTACTATTAAGAAGCAGAATTACTATATACACACTGTTCCCATTATTGATGATAATGGAAAGGTTTTAGGTGCGGTCGCTCTCCTATACCAGTTGAAAATTTCATATGTGGGAGTCCGTGGCTGGTGGGTGATTGCCGTTCTAATCGTTGCCTTAATTTCTCCTTTTCTCTACATCATTGGCTTTACTATGTTGTTTTCGAGGATTTTCGTAAACAATATAAATAGGCCATTGCAATTATTGATGGATGCCTCCCGGAAAATTAAAGAAAAAGACTTGGATTTTGAAATTGACTATCATTCCGACAATGAGCTTGGCAAACTTTGCGTTGCTTTTTCCGAAATGAAAGATGAATTAAAAAAATCATTATCCGCACAATGGAAAATGGAACAGGAACGAGTGGAGATGGTTGAAGCACTGGCTCATGATTTAAAAGCTCCACTGTCTATTATAAGGGGATATTCTGAAGCGTTGATTGATACCAATATTGACAGCGGTGAAAAATTGAGTAAGTATCTTAAGATCATAAAAGGTAATGCAGAAAAATGCTCCAATCTCGTGCAGCAAATGCAATATACCATGGATTTGGAAAGAGCCGATGTGCAATTGCAGATTGTTCCTGTCAAATTATCTGAATTTCTTGAACAAAAGGTACATCAATACGAATTACAGGCAAAGCAAAAGGGAATTACCATTACATTAAATGTGCAAGGTGAAACCAAAACATCAATTTTCATTGATAAAGATAAGCTGGAACGTATTCTTGATAATATCGTATCCAATAGTCTCCAATATACCCCAGCAGGCGGCAGGATTGACATATCTGTAAAAGCTGAAAAGGAAAACATATTTTACAAAATATGCGACTCCGGCAGTGGTTTCAGCAAAAAAGATTTGGAAAAGGCTTTTGATAAATTTTATAGGGGGGATGAAGCTCGTAGAAGCAAAGACGGACATTCCGGCTTGGGGCTTTTTATTGTCAAGCAGTTATTAGAGCAGCTCGGTGGGTCAATTAAGTTAAGCAATACGGAGTCTGGTGGGGCCTGTGTAACATTCCAGCATAAAGTGTTTAGTAATAATTTTTAA
- a CDS encoding 4Fe-4S ferredoxin, iron-sulfur binding (High confidence in function and specificity) has protein sequence MDGKFVAIKMNFGELGNISYLRPNYAKAVVDVVKELGGKPFLTDCNTLYPGKRKNALEHLECAWENGFTPLTVGCPILIGDGLKGTDDIAVPVKGGQYVKEAKIGRAIMDADVFISLTHFKGHELTGFGGAIKNIGMGCGSRAGKKEQHSNGKANIDQRLCRGCRKCQSECANSALEFDTVHKKMTVNRENCVGCGRCIGSCNFDAISFDNDAAVEQLNCRMAEYAKAVVDGRPCFHISLVVDVSPYCDCHGENDVPILPDLGMFASFDPLALDQACADACLKATPLPGSHLTDNMSKPDFVDHHDHFINSTPESEWRSCLEHAERIGLGTRDYELIVVK, from the coding sequence ATGGATGGCAAGTTCGTTGCTATCAAGATGAATTTTGGTGAGCTGGGAAATATCAGCTACCTTCGTCCTAATTATGCTAAGGCTGTGGTTGATGTTGTAAAGGAGCTGGGCGGTAAGCCTTTTTTGACCGACTGCAATACTCTGTATCCTGGAAAGCGAAAAAATGCCCTTGAGCATTTGGAGTGTGCATGGGAAAACGGCTTTACACCGTTGACGGTAGGATGTCCTATTCTGATCGGCGATGGACTAAAAGGCACTGATGATATCGCGGTACCTGTAAAGGGAGGACAATATGTAAAGGAAGCCAAAATCGGCCGTGCTATTATGGATGCGGACGTGTTTATCAGTCTGACTCATTTCAAAGGGCATGAGCTGACTGGTTTTGGCGGAGCAATCAAAAACATAGGCATGGGCTGCGGCTCCCGCGCAGGAAAAAAGGAACAGCACAGTAATGGCAAGGCGAATATCGATCAGCGTTTGTGCCGGGGCTGCCGCAAGTGTCAGAGCGAGTGTGCCAACAGTGCTTTAGAATTTGATACAGTACATAAAAAGATGACGGTCAATAGGGAAAATTGTGTGGGCTGTGGCCGTTGCATTGGTTCGTGTAATTTTGATGCTATCTCATTCGATAACGATGCTGCCGTTGAGCAGTTAAACTGTCGTATGGCAGAATACGCCAAGGCTGTGGTGGACGGCCGTCCTTGCTTCCATATTTCCCTGGTAGTGGATGTGTCACCCTACTGCGACTGCCATGGAGAAAATGACGTGCCTATTTTGCCTGATTTGGGTATGTTTGCATCCTTTGACCCGTTGGCATTGGATCAAGCTTGTGCAGACGCCTGTTTGAAAGCTACACCACTTCCGGGAAGCCATCTAACCGACAATATGTCTAAGCCAGACTTTGTTGACCATCATGACCACTTCATCAACTCCACGCCAGAATCCGAATGGCGTTCCTGTTTGGAGCACGCGGAGAGAATCGGTTTGGGTACGCGGGACTATGAACTGATTGTAGTTAAATAA
- a CDS encoding two component transcriptional regulator, AraC family (High confidence in function and specificity) — protein sequence MDKIKAFLVDDEYLERTLIKYSVPWDEIGFEIIGEANSGEEMIKQIESNKPDVIFTDVCMPFMDGLQMSKKIKEMFEDIEIIIITGHREFLYAKTAIGLGAFDYILKPIDKNELKDVSLKVKKHIEKKRKYINNNQNAANKVQKYSELVEKAIEIINNYLSDSTLSLKTIAEKLYVNPSYLCRLFKKETNKNITDYITGLRIERSLEYLNNTNLKAYEIAEKVGISDSHYFSICFKKYTGKSIQKYKKECISA from the coding sequence ATGGATAAAATTAAAGCTTTCCTTGTGGATGATGAGTATCTTGAAAGGACATTAATAAAGTACAGTGTGCCATGGGACGAAATCGGATTTGAAATTATAGGCGAGGCAAACTCTGGCGAGGAAATGATAAAACAAATTGAGTCAAATAAGCCCGACGTTATTTTCACTGATGTTTGCATGCCTTTTATGGACGGACTGCAAATGTCAAAAAAAATTAAAGAAATGTTTGAAGACATCGAAATTATAATAATCACAGGCCACAGGGAGTTTTTATACGCGAAGACGGCAATAGGATTGGGCGCTTTTGACTATATTCTCAAACCTATCGATAAAAACGAGCTTAAGGATGTTAGTTTAAAAGTTAAAAAGCACATTGAGAAAAAAAGAAAATACATAAATAACAATCAAAATGCCGCTAATAAAGTCCAAAAGTACAGCGAGCTGGTCGAAAAAGCAATTGAGATTATCAATAACTATTTATCCGACAGCACTCTTTCACTTAAAACTATCGCAGAAAAGTTATATGTCAATCCGAGCTATCTTTGCAGGTTATTTAAAAAGGAAACTAATAAAAATATAACGGATTATATAACCGGACTTCGCATCGAGCGAAGCCTCGAATATCTTAACAACACAAATCTTAAAGCTTATGAAATTGCTGAAAAAGTTGGCATCAGCGATTCGCATTATTTCAGTATTTGTTTTAAAAAGTACACGGGAAAGTCTATTCAAAAATATAAAAAAGAATGTATATCCGCTTAA
- a CDS encoding hypothetical protein (High confidence in function and specificity), with translation MISAKKLVSILLAGAMVFGLTACSSKNSGGTSSSSEEKITLKVWHQWSDDSNNLRKHYNEAVEQYEKSHPNIKIVSDSLATEAYKTKLQTAFAGNSADCDVFYDWSPGRTKSLAESGKILAIDDYVDEETLNSVKEGSLDAFKMNGKLYSLPMFSWYMCLFCNRELFEQAGAKEPTTYDELIDACKKLSAKGFLPIVNGTKDAWNACFIYEFLAMRENGAEAVNNYLNGNSKMGDGFADAAKKVIELVNVGAFGDSTLATGSTDADTIFTTGKAAMRIQGSWFAGNCYADDSTVKGKVDALPVPLVNGGKGDETNFCGGFTESFLINSNTKHPKEAYEFMKYINRTMGKYVAQDSLGFDGWKDDVDTSNWNDIWKQIADMTSKCKVSTLAWDTFLDSAKTNAHQQDVLALFVNKITPEDFVKNENASWE, from the coding sequence ATGATCTCGGCGAAAAAACTTGTGTCCATATTATTAGCCGGCGCAATGGTTTTTGGACTTACTGCCTGCAGTAGCAAAAACTCAGGCGGTACGTCATCCTCATCAGAGGAAAAAATCACTCTTAAAGTTTGGCACCAATGGTCCGACGACTCAAACAACCTCAGAAAACATTATAACGAGGCGGTTGAGCAATACGAAAAGTCACATCCGAACATAAAAATCGTCAGCGACTCACTTGCCACAGAAGCGTACAAGACAAAACTCCAGACTGCATTCGCAGGCAACTCGGCAGACTGCGACGTTTTCTATGACTGGAGCCCCGGAAGAACAAAGAGCCTCGCTGAGTCCGGAAAAATTCTTGCCATAGACGATTACGTCGATGAGGAAACGCTCAACAGCGTTAAGGAAGGCTCGCTCGACGCATTTAAGATGAACGGCAAGCTTTATTCGCTGCCGATGTTCTCATGGTACATGTGCCTGTTCTGCAACAGGGAACTCTTTGAGCAGGCCGGGGCAAAAGAACCAACAACATATGACGAGTTGATAGACGCTTGCAAGAAGCTTTCTGCAAAAGGCTTTCTCCCGATTGTAAACGGCACAAAAGACGCATGGAATGCCTGCTTCATCTATGAGTTCCTCGCGATGAGAGAAAACGGCGCTGAAGCTGTTAACAACTATCTCAACGGCAACTCCAAAATGGGCGACGGCTTCGCCGACGCAGCAAAAAAAGTTATCGAGCTTGTAAATGTCGGAGCTTTCGGCGACAGCACGCTTGCCACCGGTTCCACCGACGCTGACACTATCTTCACAACAGGCAAGGCTGCTATGAGAATTCAGGGCAGCTGGTTCGCCGGCAACTGCTACGCGGATGACTCAACGGTTAAAGGCAAAGTCGACGCGCTGCCCGTTCCGCTCGTAAACGGCGGCAAAGGCGACGAGACAAACTTCTGCGGCGGTTTCACAGAGTCATTCCTTATCAACAGCAACACAAAGCATCCGAAAGAAGCTTATGAATTCATGAAATACATAAACCGCACGATGGGCAAATATGTTGCTCAGGACAGCCTCGGCTTTGACGGTTGGAAAGACGACGTTGATACAAGCAACTGGAATGACATTTGGAAGCAGATTGCCGATATGACATCTAAGTGCAAAGTAAGCACTCTCGCTTGGGATACCTTCCTTGACAGCGCAAAGACAAACGCCCATCAGCAAGACGTTTTGGCACTGTTCGTCAACAAGATTACTCCTGAGGATTTTGTTAAGAATGAGAATGCTTCTTGGGAATAA
- a CDS encoding hypothetical protein (Family membership), translated as MKILNIPKRLYIKYLKANLKTKISVYYISILLISIVLISVAYIYISSAIMVKRSSSSAQQTLEAIDQNLLCMVSNVSQFSNYVFVDENVQSALKRSNRKGIDPTIQQEINKSLINTILSSDDISSVLLFDNYNNVYYMSRLKSPEVLTDDVAKASWYETVKNAKGYPVWVMNDDMAIKKSSDDLPVSLVRMVYNTEDYKPLGVLVVNIGKSFGNRIFDNVCSEFKSQFIIVDDSGKPIIQTSEIIPKAVADFISRSQGTSSYEIKKLDGQDVMLSSRKSSCSNWHIIGIMPMSELSKQFKSTGVIILVTLLINIVFLFIGGYYVTNLITKPLTKMKKLIESSDNGNLHKIPVEEVRDDEIVRLKQVYNNMTEQIATLIDKVKEEQKQIRLNELSIIRAQINPHFLYNTLDAVSALALIKDSEGAYTLTQALENFYRISLSSGKDVITVREELKCIENYVKILNIRYKDSFDVNYFVDENITNEKILKLLLQPFVENSIAHGVHNKRGRGIITIKGRKSNDLMIFSIEDNGVGMSKEKIEEIMSRNTTRQKGGFGIYSSITRISLFYGIENPVSIESAEGKGTRVTITIPVINEEDN; from the coding sequence ATGAAGATTCTTAATATTCCTAAAAGATTATATATCAAATATTTAAAGGCAAACCTTAAAACCAAAATCAGCGTTTACTACATATCGATTCTCTTAATATCAATCGTGCTCATTTCCGTAGCGTATATCTATATCAGCTCCGCGATAATGGTAAAACGGTCAAGTTCAAGCGCACAGCAGACTCTTGAGGCCATCGACCAAAACCTTTTGTGCATGGTATCAAACGTGTCGCAGTTTTCCAACTATGTTTTCGTTGATGAAAACGTCCAGAGTGCGCTGAAACGGTCGAACAGGAAAGGCATTGACCCGACAATTCAGCAGGAAATAAACAAAAGCCTTATAAACACGATTTTATCAAGCGATGACATATCCTCGGTTCTATTGTTTGATAACTACAACAACGTCTACTACATGAGCAGGCTCAAGTCTCCGGAAGTGCTGACCGACGACGTGGCAAAAGCCTCATGGTATGAAACCGTCAAAAATGCCAAAGGCTATCCTGTCTGGGTGATGAACGACGATATGGCGATTAAAAAAAGCAGCGACGACTTACCGGTCTCGCTTGTCCGGATGGTCTACAACACTGAGGATTACAAGCCGCTCGGCGTTCTTGTCGTTAATATAGGCAAATCTTTTGGTAACAGGATTTTTGACAATGTCTGCTCGGAGTTTAAGTCGCAGTTTATTATCGTCGACGACAGCGGAAAACCAATAATTCAAACGTCGGAAATAATCCCGAAAGCCGTCGCGGACTTTATAAGCCGCTCACAAGGCACTTCAAGTTACGAGATTAAAAAGCTCGACGGCCAGGATGTCATGCTGAGCTCAAGAAAATCCTCCTGCTCAAATTGGCACATCATCGGCATTATGCCGATGAGCGAGCTTTCAAAGCAGTTTAAAAGCACCGGCGTAATCATTCTTGTAACCTTGCTTATAAATATTGTCTTTCTTTTCATTGGCGGGTATTACGTCACCAATTTGATTACTAAGCCACTGACGAAAATGAAAAAATTAATAGAAAGCTCCGACAACGGCAATTTACACAAGATACCGGTTGAGGAAGTAAGAGACGACGAAATCGTAAGGCTTAAACAAGTCTACAACAATATGACCGAACAGATCGCGACCCTGATAGATAAAGTGAAGGAAGAACAAAAACAGATAAGGCTGAACGAATTGAGCATTATAAGGGCGCAAATTAATCCTCACTTTTTGTACAATACCCTCGACGCGGTTAGCGCGCTCGCGTTGATAAAAGACAGTGAGGGCGCATATACGCTCACCCAGGCTCTTGAAAACTTTTATCGGATAAGTTTAAGCAGCGGCAAAGATGTCATAACAGTTCGGGAAGAATTAAAATGCATTGAGAATTACGTAAAGATTTTAAATATAAGATATAAAGATTCTTTCGACGTAAATTACTTTGTTGATGAGAACATTACGAATGAAAAAATCCTTAAACTTTTGCTGCAGCCATTTGTTGAAAATTCGATTGCTCACGGCGTTCACAACAAGCGCGGCAGAGGAATTATAACGATAAAAGGGCGAAAAAGCAACGATTTAATGATTTTCAGCATTGAAGACAACGGTGTAGGAATGTCAAAAGAAAAAATCGAAGAAATCATGAGCAGGAATACCACAAGGCAAAAAGGCGGATTCGGAATATACAGTTCCATTACAAGAATTTCCCTTTTCTACGGCATTGAAAATCCCGTTTCAATCGAAAGCGCAGAAGGGAAAGGCACGCGTGTGACAATTACAATTCCGGTGATCAATGAGGAGGATAACTAA